In Malaclemys terrapin pileata isolate rMalTer1 chromosome 10, rMalTer1.hap1, whole genome shotgun sequence, the DNA window gctgcggagtgcctaccgcaaagcctgcgacgcaaacggccgctcgggtgctccccccgcgacctgccgattctacaaagagctggatgtgatacttggggttaaccccatctccactccgagcaccaccatggacacttcagagccagtgtgggggcgggaggaggaagaggaggaggaggagaacgggagtgatggtggtgggccggatggagacaccccggaatccctggagccatacagccaggagctcttctcgagccaagaggaaggtagccagtcgcagcggccagtacttggtggaggacaaacagacgagcaggttcccggtaagcgttttttttttttttcgggaaggaattttttcggtgcggggtctttgggagaggagggttaggcatgcatgcctagatgcggaatagtgcattgatgtggtttatcacatcacggtaatcggcctcggtaatctcctcgaatgtctcatccagaacgtgtgcattgtgtttgcgcaggtttatcgggagagccaccgtggtccttgtcccagccaggctaacgtgtccgcgccactgtgccgcaaggggcagggggaccattgctgcacacaggcaagctgcatatgggccagggcggaagccgcattgcagtagaagaccttcccttgcttcccaggtcaccctcagcggcgagatatcgtccaggacgaactcctgtggaaaatgttgggacagtgttcagtgtaggtgccccctgaagctattggctctccccaaggcacagaaacccagaggacagtgcagccctgaaacaatcagtcccccttactcatcattttgaggctcccatgggatatgtgtgctctgtttcagacaggaaaattatgctattgtgtagaccccgTGTGTTTTCCactccttaagtgcaggggaaatcattactctgtctggtataaacaatgctgcctctgttaaatgttgcattttgcctatactgcatcaaccttgagacctcagccgtcgcTCTTATCGCCtactcagagactgcaaagactcaggaagagaccacgaaaaagcaaagaagacatgctgcaagaagtgatgcggcaatctattaaagagaatgagaaagcacaggactggagggaaagagaaagcaggatctgccaggaaaacgcagtgcaccggcggcaaagcaccgcgcaccagcagcaaagcactgataggctcataagcatcctggagcgtcaagcagatgctatccaggagctggtagccacacagaaggagcagtaccgcaaacgcaaatgCCACCCctccctacagcccttgtcccaaaactctttccgttgtgccccactgtcacctccaacccactttccccaacttctgtgttcttcacgccacccgctgcctccaacaccagtatcttcgccacccagccctgaaaaccctTACCCTCGGCACTCAACCctcatcaccatgcagtatagctgtcctgaagtgcagcactcactgcacagcacaccagacaggacatacgcaaatctgtgattgtaccgttccccactccacccccttgtttcttttcaataaataatttttttttcttttcaataaatggattctttggctttgaaaacattctttattattgcataaagtaaaagactccttagcccaggaaataaacaggcactgcaagtctgcttgtctgctaagcagacactgattcctaaagattggaactactgcacttcactcccgtgcagggcaccagatatcactgctggttttcagcctcaaattgctccctcaaggcatccctaatccttgcagccccgcgctgggcccctgtaatagccctgctctctggctgtgcaaattcagcctccaggtgttgaacctcagaggtccatgcctgagtgaagctttcacccttcccttcacaaatattatggagggcacagcacgcggatataaccacagggatgctgttttcggccaagtccagcttcccatacagagatcgccagcggccctttaaacagccaaaggcacactccacagtcattcggcaccggctcagcctgtagttgaaccgttccttgctgctgtcaaggctccctttgtagggtttcatgagccacagcattaacgggtaagcgggatctccaaggatcacaatgggcatttcaacttcccctaccgtgatcttccactctgggaaaaaagtgCCGGCCTGCATcctcctgaacagccaagtgttccaaaagatgcgtgcgtcatgcacctttccaggccagcctgtgttaatgtcaatgaaacgcccacggtgatccacaagcgcctggagaaccatagagaaataccccttccaattaacgtactcggatcctaggtggggtggtgccagaataggaatgtacgtcccatctatcgcccctccacagttagggaaccccatttgtgcaaagccatccgctatttcctgcacgttatccagagtcacggttcttttgagtaggatgcgattaatggccttgcaaacttgcatcaaaacgattccaacggtcgactttcccactccaaactggtttgcgaccaaccagtagctgtctggagttgccagcttccagattgtaatagccacccgcttctccactggcagggcagctctcaattttgtgtccttgcgccgcagggtggaggcgagctcctcacacagtcccatgaaagtggcttttctcatccgaaagttctgcaaccactgctcgtcatcccagacttccatgacgatgtgatcccaccactcggtgcttgtttcccaagcccaaaagcgacgTTCCACGgcgctgagcatgtccgtgaatgccacaagcaatttcgtgtcgtacgcgttacgcggctcgatagcatcgtcggactcctcaccctcactctcactgtcactttggatcttaaggaatagttcgacagccaaacgtgatgtgctggtgagactcgtcagcatacgcctcagcagttcggactccatttcccacagacagatcgcgctgcacagaaaccgttgaaagatggcgccaaaggtggacggaaacaaagggatttctgggatgcgaagcgatgcatcacggggcactgggacaggacccagaatcccccgcacccacgcccccttcccacaacccacggggccagaatgggaaaaggtgctctgtgggatagctgcccataatgcaccgctcccaatagtgctgcaattgccgcaagtgtggccatgacagtgcgctgggcagctgtcagtgtggacagactgcagcgctttccctactcagctgcacgaagtcaggtttaactcacagcgctgtacatctgcaagtgtagccaaggcctgtggCCCTCTCTCCAGGGCTTGGCTTCATTAACACAGAAGTTAACAATAACACAGCCTGAAGACACACGCATGGGAATTCTGTAGACACTCATCCAGGGTACACATGAGCAATACTAATGCTTAGTACTTACACAGCATGCTCACACAGGCACATACGTATGTTCATCCCTACCCACACAGACAGAACTCCAGTCATTCTAAACTCCCTGAGCCCTGTGATGTAGCAATAAAACACTAACTAGGCGATTCTCATCCCCCACAAGGACATCAGCATTGTGAGCACCACAGAGCAGTGCTCTAGAAATGACAGCATGGAGCATGTGCTTCCTCACAGCAGTACCTAGCATTGCCAGTTGGGATTCCAGCAGTGCGAGCTTCCCCTCCACAGTGCTTTGGCACTGCCAGCGGGGACATCAGCTGAGATCCATGAATGTGAGCAAGGATCACAGATCTCCATCCTCTGGATGAAGCTAAGCAGCTGTCCCATTAAAGATACCCCCGTGTGGCAGGGAGCTAATGGGGCTTCTGTATTTCTAAGGCTATTTACAAAGGGACAGAGTGGGAAAGGCTGAGGCGTGTGGTGTGGGGAAGGAACAGTTGGGGCTATGTTCTGTGAGAGGGGGCACTCTGGGAAACGGGGTCCTGCAGGTCAGCTGTGGAATGAATGGAGTGTTTATTCCCAAGGGCTGACGCTCCACAGCTGTCTCTGCCGGGCCACTCCACGGGCAAAAGGAGAACAGCACGGTCCGAGCATCAAGGCGACAGAGAGTCCTGATGAGATCACACGACGCTCAACATCCCCTTCCTCTGCTGACTGGGAGTTCAATGTCCCAGATTCCACACCCTCACCCTGCTCCATCAATGGAGCTCAGTCTCAGCCAGCCCTGGCATTCACCCATGCGCACTCACCACAGGGTCCACTCCCTTGCCTTGTATCAAAGACTGGCCCCTCCTTGTGGACAGGGGAATTTCGTCTCCATGCTCCTTCATTCCAAGGCATGACTCCACCAGTGGATCCCATTCCTGATTTGGAAGAGACTACctcctgctggggagagaggggaatgcAGTCTCCATAGGCATCCACTTCTGGCATCCTTCTCAGGCAGTCCCAGAGATAGATCACAACCCGAACCTAAGTAAGACaagctggctggggatgcagcgTGGCTTTTGTTCCTTTGAAACAAAGGGAAAACCTGAGCAGGAAGCTGGGTGTCAGATAAAAGGTATTTGTTCTCCCTGTGGAATACAAATGCACTTGAAAGCAGCAGGACTATTCCAGAAAACAGGTGGTGAAGGGGGGGACGCAGTCTGCCAGTCCTTGCCCTCCTCCGTGTATTAACCCTGCCTACGCGTTCAGTCTGGGCATGGTGGCCAGGTACGCTCCTGCTTTGGCACTGCTACACACACGCTGCATTACTGCACTCGCCAGCACTGGCCCGGGGTTACAACATTAGCATCAGCCTCTTGAGATGAACCCTACCAGGCCCTTAGCTGCAAAGCCTTTAATAACCAACCTTGGCACCACTGACCCAAGGGCCTCAAAACCCTTCCCAACAGTTCTGCATGCCCTCTGTGAGCTTGGTAAGCGATACGGGTAGGGATCACTGTCTGCCTGCGGGGTGCGCCATAGCACACAGCACCACAccccagctgagggcagggagggaagacCGCTGTACACCACTGGAATTGCCTCGGGGATTGCAGGGAGGTAGAAAGGAGGAAACGGCCCCTGGCAGAACAGGGCCCCAGCCCTCTGTAGACgctaaagaaaaagaagaaagggaaCCGAGTTGGGATTTAGGCAGAACACCAGGGTTAACATCCTCCTCTTGCCTGGGATCTCTACAGACACACTTGGGGAGCAGCAGGCCTCAGTGCTACTTCACAATGGAAAGATAGCACCTCCAGAGCCCCCTGCCAGCAGGCCAGGGCATTGGTTCAGAACTGATTCAGAGAGATGATTAGCATCTGATCAGTCTCCACACCTCCCCTGTGGCACTTAGGatttctttggagcagggccCTCCATCTGCTGACCCAGCCAAGCTGCGCCTAGCTCGGCAGCACTGATAGGATCACAGCTCAGCGTGGTATGGCTAGAGGACCCCTTGTTTCTCACAGAGCACTTCCCCTCGACCTGCTGACCATCTCCAGAATAACACTGGGGTAATTCCTTCAGCTCCCACAACATCTCCACTGGCAAGACATCTGGATGCTCTGACAAGCCCTACTCTACCTGCAGGCTTGTCCTGATGCCACCCTGTTTGGGATGAGTAGCAACACTAGCACGTGCACTGTGATTATTCCTTGTTTTAATTCTGGGCCAAGCAGGTGGACTTTAAAAATTAGCAGGTGGCCTCATTTGGTGTGTGAGTGTGTCCTGCACTTTGCAGCTGTCAGTCCACAGCCAGTCCACAGCACTTTGCAGCTGTCAGTCCACTGGAGACTGCACTGAGTGGGTCGCCACCAGTCTGCATTTGGCATAACTTAAACCCACCCATGCACCCTGCACAAATGTCCAAGAAGGTTACCCTGAAAGGACTCGAGTGCAGGGTCTCCCATACACACTTCTCATAGGATGCTCTCCACTGGCCCACTGACCAGGATCGGAGGGACAGGGCTCCCAGGGCATCCATCGCAGGAGGCTCCCCACTGATTTGGGGATGGAATTACCACCCCACAGCAGAGCAGGACAGTTGGAGGGGAGATTACACATGGCTGGAAGTGCAATTGTGGGGTTGGGCTGCAGCTAGAGGAGTGGAGCCTTGAAATGATGCCCCCTAGTCCCCGGTTCTGAGTCCTCCGCAGAAGGAGCCGCTGcgcagcagaggaggaaggaggagctGCAAAAGGCTGATGTTATAACTTATCACTGCTCCTTAGGCCGGCCTCTTCCAAATCCCAGGCTCTAAAGCTCATGGCTGCCCTCCCAGTCCCCAGGGGCTTTCAGCCAGGCAGCTGGTTAGCGCGCACGGCCTTCTTTTTGCCAGGCCAAATTCCTTGGCCGCCAGCAGAGCTAGGGAGTGATGGGACTGCGCCTTTAACTGGCAGGGAAACTCCAGCTTCAGTGCTCAGGCCCACTTGAAAGCTGACTGTGAATCTGTCCCCATAGAAACGGCAGGGGCAGCATTCTAAGGCTAGAAAGGAGCTGTGCTTCCCACCCGCCCTGGACCAACCCGCAAAGGGAGGAGTTCATTGCtcagccctgagctcctgccaAGGAGGGGGGCTGTTAAAGGAGCAGCGAGCAGTAATCTTCCATGGCTGCCATGCAGAAAAGTAGATCTACTAGGCCTGCTGGATTCAGTCCCTCGCGTGGACACCTTTGTATTTCACATGCTGGAATTTAGCCTGGTTGTTCATTGCTGCCTAATTAGGGTGgcaagacagcaagtgtgaaaaatcggaacagggaGTGAGGgataattggcacctatataagccaaagccccaaatattgggactgtccctataaaaccgggacatctggtcaccctatgcctaATCCAGACCATAACCTTAAGAATAATTTACATTCAATAGCAGCCTTCATCGCCTCCATCTACCTATGTACAGCACCAGGGAAATGCAGACACTGCACCTGGCATAGCACAAAGGAGCCAGCTACAGCAAAAAGTACACTGCACAAATCAGTGAGCTGGTGGGAGGAGAAAATCTAACTGAGAAACCTAGCAACTACTTGCACAGCTCTGATCTTTGAATGGGAGCCCAAAGGACTTGTCTAAGACAAAGAAATAAATCAGCAATAAGAAAGGCACGACAGAGTCATTAGTGTCCACCCAGAGCAGATGGGAGCTTGTGTGTTTCTGGTTTCCTctgaaagattaacagaattaatgGAGATGTTTAAGAAACCGGGGGCCCAATTCCCCATTGCACTGCGCGTTGCATAGTCACTTAGGTCCAAGTGGTATCACTTAGGTCCAAGTGGTATCACCAAGTGGTATCACCAGcccaccaagtgcgtgcctggggtggcaagccgcagggggcggcctgccggtcgctatgagggcagcagtcaggctgccttcggcggcatgcctgcgggaggtccaccagtcccgcagTTTCAGCGGCAAAttggcggcgggtacaccgaaggcgcgggactggcggacctcccacaggcatgctgccgaatccgcattaccagcagacctcctgcaggcatgccgccgaaagccgcctgactgccatgcttggggtggcaaaatacatagagccgcccctgggtatCCCCACGATGATTTGGGAATGTTTTAGACCTCCTTTGCACTCCTCTTGCACCAGCACGCATGTCACATgcatataaaagaaaaagattggGGGAGGTTGTTTTTGTTAAGAAAAAAGCATTTGGGGGGGCCAGGGAAGTACCTTCGGAAACCTCTGAGCTCTGCAAATGTAAAAAGCTACTGAACAATAGCATGTTGGTCATCTGCCTCATGTCACTCAGATGCCATGCGCTGATACCAAGATACCCAAGTTGTGGTCACCCGTCTGACATTGGGAGAGACAGGGAGAACCACCTGAGCTAGATTCTttacactgtaaactctttggagcaagcAGCGGCTGcctttttgttctattttttgtACAGCAACTGGCGCAACAGGTCCTGGGCCAGGACTGGGGCTGCTAGGCTCtatgacaatacaaataatgaataagaaTACTGTGACCAGCAAGCTAGACCTACTACAGCAGAGCCTGCTGCCTTCATGAATCTAGTAGGAACAATGCATATGTGATCCCACAGCTTTCAGAGTGCTCTGGGCCTTTACCTAGCTCCTAGCCTCTGGGATAGAAGCCTGCAAACTCCTACGCCATGAGGAAGCCGCAGGTGTATTCCGAATAGAAATGGGAAATGTCTCGAGTTCCTCACATTAGATTTGACCTCCAGGCTAATCAGCAGGAATTAGCTGTGCTAAGTTATGGCACCTTCCACCTGAAGATCTGAAAGCCCATTACAAGCAATAACAATGTAAGCCTCGTAAAACCCCATGTGAGGTGTGCGCAGGGTCACTCGAGGTAGAGAAGAGAGACAGGACTTGGCTGTAATGGATATAAAGAGGATTATTTattgaggctgctggacacagatgAACCCTGTTGTTCTCTCTAGCCCCCAGACTGACTAATGCAGCCTTGTGCTGCCCAATTTCACTCTAGAGCATCGCCCTGAGTCCTGGCCAGGGCTAAGCAGTCATGGAGGGGACTGCTGGCTATGCGACAGTATCACTATCCTCATttcacagttggggaaactgaggcacagagagtaagAAGCTGCCAAACATCACAGGGTAAATCCATGTAGGAGATAAGAATAGAGCCAAGGGGCCAAATTCACCTCTGTGTAACTCAGCTGTCTTCAGTGGGTGAATTAGGCCTcagttctcctgactcccagccctgtgctgtagCCACAAAGTCATCCTTCCCCTCCTAAATTCCTTAGGATCGGTTTCCTCACAAGCCTGCCTACCAGCCCCAGTTACCATGGGTTTTGTTTAATCCCAGCAACTCAGCTAACATAGCCCAAGGACTGGGAAGCATTTGGACATGGATTTCCTCAAGTCATCCATCTGCGGACTGTTTCCACTCCACTTCctgagttggggaggggggtcaAAATCTGATCCAGTAAAGTCAGAGGCCACATTCCCTGAATTCCAGGCAAGAAGAAAAGAAACTTGCATGTTATTCTCTTGGAACTGAGCAACAAAGGCCGGGAGGGGAGCAGTGGGTGCAGCATGGACTGGCATTGGCACTTGCCTGTCTGGACTGGCAAGGAGGCAGGGCTGCACTGAGTCTGATGTGGAGGAGAGCTCTGTACACAAACCATTTCTGCTTCATATCCCAGCTGCTTTCTCCACTGGGCAGCTCAGCTCCAAGGCAGAGCCTCAGTGAGATCCTGCTGGGGTAGGGTCCAGTTCTTTTCCAGCTAATGCGGCCCTGACTGCACGGTGAGTTGGTGCCACAATCCAGATTagagcccagctgggctcccgGTCATTTGCTTTGGATAGTACGAAGTTCGCAGCAATGCCATGGTTCGAGGCAGCATCTCCAGGCACTTCCAGGGGGTTGCTGAATATTCCAATCTGCATCTTCCTAAAATGTTGAGATGGAAGTTCAGGTCTGGACCCAGGTCCAAGCTCCCCCAAATGATCAGGCCCAGTTTTAGCTCAGcctattttaaaaacaggagCCAGATGGGAGGTTCTGATCCAGATCCCTAGGGCAGGCTTCGGATTTTGGGTTCAGACTCACCTCTGTTGGAATCCCAGTGAACACTTCATTTATTACTTCGCTGCCTGGGTTTTGGAGGTGGTTTCTAAAGTCTTGCACAATGTAGTTTGGTTTGGACAGGAACCTTGCAGCTCTCCCACCTTGGGAGCTCAGCAGAGTTAACAAACTAAGCAGGCTTGGGCTGGACAGGGCTTGAATGCGAACGCTCTAGAGAAAagagtgctgcaggaagtggggtgCGTGATTCAGTAGCAGTGCCCTCCCTGCAGTCAGTACAGAAGCAAAGCCCCAGCACAGAGTTAAGAGGGCACTGTGCTGCCGGAGGCATCTTGCAGATGGGATACAATTCCATCTATGCCTGGAATACATGAGTTATTGCATATCCACTTGGCCAAGGAGTTGCTTGTCAGTGCAAAGAACAATggggataaaagacaaaaatgagGCTCTGGATTTCTATCCTCATTGTGCTTTGCCTCAGCAATCAGCCCCCTGCCTCGTATGACCTGCGATAGCTCACAGATACAAGGCACAAAtacagagggagaagagaagagaattttGCTTTATTCAGATGACATTCCGCTATTCATCATGAAGCCAAATACCTGCAGGCCAAGCTGAGGTCTTTCACCTAAGACAGGGATTCAACCTAATCTCCGTTTCCATAATCAACAAACCAAAGACAGAAGCCATTATAGTCAGAGATTGCCCACCCGCAGGAATCTGTGATCCTGAGCCCAGCGTGGAGTAAAGAGGGCTTCCACTACACTGGAATAATAACTCACCCAAACATGAACTGCCCTGTAGCACAAAATCGACCTCCATCGAGCTGAACACATTAAAAGAGATTTAAACCAGATGGCCAGTTCCCTGGCTAACCTAAACACGTTGAGTAGGAGCAAAGCAGCACAGTGTAATAGTTAGTGCGGAGCATAGGAGCCAGGAGAATGCTGGTTCTGACATTCCCCCTGAGCCATTGCCCAGGGTCTTTAGAGGGACAGGGTAGAGCACTAGACTGGGGGGAATCAGTTTTATTCCCACCTCGGCTACTGACCTGCTTGAGATCTTGGGCAATTCCCCTCGCTATGCCTTTGTTTTACCCTccatccctgtgtctgtctggtctTTTTAGATCATAAGCTCTTCAGCTGAACGGACTGTCTATTactatgtgtctgtgcagcacctagcgcaatgggacctgatcttggttggggccccTAAGCGCTACACGTTGCACAAATAAGAAATGTCATTGCTGGGCCAGATATCAGACTCCACAGGCCACTGGTTTGAACTGGTGTAGCAATTTCGATGCCCCTTTTATTCCTTGAAATGAAAATCACCCGCAGATTCCGATTCCTTTTCCAGCACCTACCCCCAATACTCCCAACTTCtttgctctgatctctggacgtGCATTTCCAGGATTGTTTAGGGAGGTATAAAGAACAAAAGCAAACACAAGCTTCTGCAGACCAGTAAAGTAACCAGAGGAACGGCTTTCTGAAATCTCAGCAAAATGCTAGCTGGTAGCCCATCTGCATATCAGAGACCATACACCCATATGGGAAATCAGCTTTCCAGGTACACCAATGAAATCAATCCCCTCGGTGCATGCCACAAAGATCAAAGCTCAGATGAGCACAGGGGTCAAAAGCACCTTAACTATTTGCAAACACACAAGAAAGAAATTGGGTAATAACACAAACATTTCCATCCTCTCCAGATTTTGCCTCCTGTGATACCCCAGCTACACAGGCACTGGGAATGCTGACAAACCTACAGCAAGTGCCTCAGGTGTCTGGTAGTGCAATATTCaaagaggggatggggcagagattgCCGCGGCCCACTGCATTTGAAAACAAATCACAAAACCTCAGCAAAGCAGGCGGGCCTGAAGGATGAATCAGCCATTCTCCATGCTACTCCCAACACCACAGAATAGCACCTAAAAGAAAACCAGGACGCAACATTACTGGATTCTATGCAACATGGATGCCTCTTCTAGGCGAGGCATCCTCCACAATGCGCCCACTCTATCCCATGGAGATTATTCTCACAAAAGTCTtatctgccccactccccaccaaATGAATTCACGGGCAAGATGTTTCAAAGGGACTAAGGGATTTTGGAGCAGCCAACTTGAGATCCCTGATTTCCAgcaggtgggtgctcagcactttctgaaatcaGGCTGTCgccagctgggcacccaaaaatcactgatcactttggaaaatctttgGCCTCCACCCCTGCTGGCGAGGACGTGGCTAAGCAAACTGGCCCTGGCACAAAATCTGAAGCTGCCCATTTGGTCACATATACATCAAAGCCTCCAGAAAGCCACCAACATGCCCttggaaagaagaaaagaaaagcagacaGGAGGCTGGTATGTGCTGTCAGACGTAACCCTGATATTTACCAAACCACAGTGAAACAGCGTTCCTCAAAATAGTAACACAAGCAGTGAGGAATGCCCACCACGTTACAACTCGCACAAGAAAACTCTTGCAATTACAACTTGGCTACACAAAATACAGGGCAAGAAATGCCACAGCGGGACAGATCAGAGCCTGGATTACACAGTTCCAAGGCTGGGTGGAAGACCATGGGGCTTCAGCCAATGAACCACTTGTAATGTGCAAAAGAACAAAGACACCTGACCTCGGGCTACAACTACAATGTGCTTTATCTAGAAAGAGCCCATTTCTTATTTGCACACAGAGCAAACCTCATCCACACACTTCTCCAGGGGCCAACTCTCAAGATTTTGGTGTTTATTATCGTCAAGCTCCAGAActgggagaatctcagctttcatttacaaaaataagGACATTTCTAGCTCTCATGAAGAAAAGGTGGAAAATGTAAACCAAGGGCTTTGGAAAGACTCAGCGAccagaaagcaaacaaacacaacccacaatttattattttgttctCTTATGACTTTTAAGACAGGCTCATGATTCATTGAGGCCTGACTCCTGGGATTTTAATGTTTGAGGTTGCTAATACTGCTCATCCAACTCTAAAAATACCCACCACTAGCTACTTGGGACCCTGTTGA includes these proteins:
- the LOC128844762 gene encoding zinc finger and SCAN domain-containing protein 20-like isoform X1 encodes the protein MMERGHDWDALQCRIKVKELRSAYRKACDANGRSGAPPATCRFYKELDVILGVNPISTPSTTMDTSEPVWGREEEEEEEENGSDGGGPDGDTPESLEPYSQELFSSQEEGSQSQRPVLGGGQTDEQVPETAKTQEETTKKQRRHAARSDAAIY
- the LOC128844762 gene encoding zinc finger and SCAN domain-containing protein 20-like isoform X2, with the protein product MMERGHDWDALQCRIKVKELRSAYRKACDANGRSGAPPATCRFYKELDVILGVNPISTPSTTMDTSEPVWGREEEEEEEENGSDGGGPDGDTPESLEPYSQELFSSQEEGSQSQRPVLGGGQTDEQVPGLSGEPPWSLSQPG